A genomic region of Nitrosomonas ureae contains the following coding sequences:
- the leuB gene encoding 3-isopropylmalate dehydrogenase — MKIAVLAGDGIGPEIVAQAVRVLNALKTDGLGIELEYGLIGGCAVDATGEPYPDATHRLTSQADAVLLGAVGGPQYDSLPRQQRPERGLLAIRKKLNLFANLRPAMLYPELANASSLKYDVVAGLDIMIVRELTGDIYFGEPRGIETRDGERVGFNTMIYSESEIRRIAHVAFQAAVKRQGKLCSIDKMNVLECTQLWRDVVTEVAKEYSQVTLSHMLVDNAAMQLVRNPKQFDVMVTGNMFGDILSDEASMLTGSIGMLPSASLDENNKGLYEPIHGSAPDIAGKDIANPLATILSVAMMLRYTFNQEEVAKRIENAVKKVLATGYRTKDIDEAGMKSVGTKAMGDMVLAML; from the coding sequence ATGAAAATTGCTGTGTTGGCGGGCGATGGTATCGGGCCAGAGATTGTTGCTCAGGCTGTTCGTGTATTAAATGCACTAAAAACTGATGGTTTGGGCATTGAACTGGAATACGGATTGATCGGAGGTTGTGCGGTTGATGCCACCGGTGAACCGTATCCTGACGCAACCCATCGCTTAACCAGTCAGGCGGATGCAGTTCTCCTGGGTGCTGTTGGAGGGCCGCAGTACGACAGCTTGCCGCGTCAGCAGCGGCCCGAGCGTGGTTTACTTGCGATTCGTAAAAAGCTTAATTTATTTGCTAACTTGCGACCCGCGATGCTTTACCCTGAACTCGCCAATGCTTCCAGTTTGAAATATGACGTGGTTGCGGGTCTCGATATCATGATCGTGCGTGAATTGACCGGCGATATTTACTTTGGTGAACCGCGCGGGATTGAAACCCGCGATGGTGAGCGTGTTGGGTTTAATACGATGATTTACAGCGAAAGCGAGATACGACGTATCGCACACGTTGCATTCCAAGCCGCTGTTAAACGTCAGGGTAAATTGTGTTCGATAGATAAAATGAATGTGTTGGAATGTACACAATTATGGCGTGATGTTGTTACCGAAGTTGCTAAGGAATATTCGCAAGTGACTTTGTCGCATATGCTGGTTGATAATGCTGCCATGCAACTGGTTCGCAATCCCAAACAATTTGACGTCATGGTCACGGGGAATATGTTTGGCGATATATTGTCTGACGAAGCTTCCATGTTAACGGGATCCATCGGCATGTTACCCTCCGCATCCTTGGATGAAAATAACAAAGGGCTATATGAGCCGATTCATGGTTCAGCGCCCGATATCGCTGGAAAAGATATCGCTAATCCGCTCGCAACAATACTATCAGTAGCTATGATGCTACGCTACACATTCAATCAGGAAGAGGTAGCAAAGCGCATAGAAAATGCGGTTAAGAAAGTTTTGGCGACGGGCTACAGGACAAAAGATATTGATGAAGCCGGCATGAAATCCGTAGGTACGAAAGCCATGGGAGATATGGTTTTGGCAATGCTGTAA
- the asd gene encoding aspartate-semialdehyde dehydrogenase, giving the protein MKQVGFVGWRGMVGSVLMQRMREEEDFSLIDPVFFTTSQKGGVSPEIGKETPPLKDAFDINQLNAMDIIISCQGGDYTQRIFKQLRQSGWQGYWIDAASALRMEKDAVIILDPVNKPVIEQALHDGVKNYIGGNCTVSLMLMAVGGLFEKSMVDWMSAMTYQAASGAGAKNMRELLQQMGEAHRVAKDLLDNPASSILDIDREVAGTLRDKKFPTENFGVPLAGSLIPWIDKEVANGQSREEWKGQAETNKILGTSDRQIPVDGICVRVGAMRCHSQALTIKLKQDVPLDEIEEIIANSNDWVEVVPNEREATTSQLTPTAVTGTLSIPVGRLRKLTMGGEYLSVFTVGDQLLWGAAEPLRRMLRILIAH; this is encoded by the coding sequence ATGAAGCAAGTTGGTTTTGTGGGTTGGCGTGGAATGGTCGGATCTGTGCTAATGCAAAGAATGCGGGAGGAAGAAGATTTTTCTCTGATCGATCCTGTTTTTTTTACAACCTCACAGAAAGGGGGTGTAAGCCCTGAAATTGGCAAAGAAACACCGCCGTTAAAGGATGCTTTTGACATTAATCAGCTGAACGCAATGGATATTATCATTTCCTGCCAGGGCGGGGATTATACGCAGCGGATTTTTAAGCAGCTCCGACAATCGGGCTGGCAAGGATATTGGATTGATGCGGCTTCAGCATTGCGCATGGAGAAAGATGCCGTGATCATATTGGATCCGGTCAATAAACCTGTGATTGAGCAGGCGCTTCATGATGGGGTAAAAAATTATATTGGCGGTAATTGTACCGTTAGCTTGATGCTAATGGCGGTTGGCGGTCTTTTTGAGAAAAGTATGGTGGACTGGATGAGCGCCATGACTTATCAAGCTGCATCAGGTGCCGGGGCCAAAAATATGCGCGAACTGCTGCAGCAAATGGGTGAAGCGCATCGAGTGGCGAAGGATTTGCTAGATAATCCTGCTTCCAGTATTTTGGATATTGATCGCGAAGTTGCTGGTACATTACGTGATAAAAAATTTCCCACTGAAAATTTTGGTGTTCCACTAGCGGGCAGCTTGATCCCCTGGATTGACAAGGAAGTTGCTAATGGACAAAGCCGGGAAGAATGGAAAGGACAAGCGGAAACCAACAAAATTCTTGGAACGAGCGATCGGCAAATTCCGGTTGATGGCATTTGTGTACGTGTCGGTGCAATGAGATGCCATAGCCAAGCATTAACTATCAAACTAAAACAAGATGTACCTTTAGATGAAATAGAAGAAATTATTGCAAATTCGAATGATTGGGTAGAAGTTGTTCCCAACGAGAGAGAGGCCACAACTTCCCAGCTGACGCCAACCGCAGTAACGGGTACTCTATCAATACCAGTAGGACGATTACGCAAACTGACAATGGGCGGTGAATACCTGTCTGTTTTTACCGTGGGTGATCAATTACTCTGGGGTGCTGCAGAACCATTGCGCAGAATGCTGCGCATATTGATTGCACACTAA
- the truA gene encoding tRNA pseudouridine(38-40) synthase TruA produces the protein MARIILVLEYDGSRYCGWQSQPENCSIQNALETALSKIAHEEIRVITAGRTDAGVHALYQVVHFDTFVQRPLNAWVRGVNAFLPDDIAVLWASEVSDRFHARYSALERRYLYFLLNQSTHPGVNHKKVGWFHQPLQLDIMQRAANILIGEHDFSSFRAAACQAKSPIRTITQLKIARHGNLLIFDLRANAFLQHMVRNIIGCLVYIGKGKYSSEWMFELLKGCNRAYAAPTFSAAGLYLAGVKYDSSWCMPELSSIPIVPNMFFI, from the coding sequence TTGGCAAGAATAATTTTAGTTTTAGAATATGATGGCAGTCGTTATTGTGGATGGCAAAGTCAACCGGAAAATTGCTCGATACAGAATGCACTGGAAACTGCTTTATCAAAAATAGCTCATGAAGAAATACGCGTAATTACTGCCGGAAGAACCGATGCAGGTGTACATGCACTCTATCAGGTGGTACATTTCGATACTTTCGTGCAGCGTCCTCTCAATGCATGGGTGCGTGGGGTAAACGCGTTTCTACCTGATGATATTGCTGTTCTGTGGGCATCGGAAGTGTCCGACAGGTTTCATGCAAGATATAGCGCACTTGAGCGACGTTATTTGTACTTCTTACTTAATCAGTCGACACATCCAGGGGTTAATCATAAAAAAGTTGGATGGTTTCATCAACCATTGCAATTGGACATTATGCAGCGTGCGGCCAATATCCTGATTGGAGAACATGATTTCTCTTCGTTCCGGGCAGCTGCATGTCAAGCAAAGTCTCCTATACGCACAATTACGCAATTAAAGATTGCTCGTCATGGAAATTTATTGATTTTTGATTTACGTGCCAATGCATTCTTGCAGCACATGGTAAGAAATATTATTGGTTGCCTGGTTTATATTGGTAAGGGTAAATATTCCTCTGAATGGATGTTTGAATTACTGAAAGGTTGTAATCGTGCGTACGCTGCGCCAACTTTTTCTGCTGCGGGCTTATATTTAGCGGGTGTGAAATATGATTCCAGCTGGTGTATGCCAGAATTATCTAGCATACCCATTGTACCCAATATGTTTTTTATATAA
- a CDS encoding FimV/HubP family polar landmark protein — MYKTSFKVSLFVIILMLPWAVAQAAGLGRLTLNSALGQPFSAEIDIVSTGNDELSSLKASVATREAFTQAGINYESILSAFKVSIETRANGNPYIKLTSLQAVNDPFLMLLMELNWSSGRILREYTVLLDPVESPAQNQIAPNTNPPPLVGASEYDTERSPRIENNNPIANSASSTDTSNRSSNTYGPVNRGDTLSSIAIQVLPAGVDLNQMLVALYRANREAFIANNMNLLKTGAILKVPEKNEITAIDSSTARAEIKTQIADWRNYRGRLATINQEAPAPHAISQSDQGQITSIDKKSTSIPGAPKEVLKLSSGAQLLDQDGQIAESSLIDRLRMMEEDAIARNLALKEANERVAMLEKSVENLKQLLELKDSVLAQAQIKAESIPTTINKPELHFPPDGVSVTENVELDSTSIPEEVPVIQPAAEAPVINAPSMADEEANRSLLAQAYDYIEYIGAALILLLLLILLILKRRRNRSQDDEEIDDTEENFSSTMRSRIASMAAAKAAPVTEEDRSPSENMDHDQSFHHVDSYSQAEESEKFDKEVDLSYEDSAEHTLQSDFDAESTTESQINDETILEHSQAIHGNLQEDSEEGFSRPIASAEDKNSAELANQIDFDLSDEADEIATEGKRESKNTKQIKEAENVSDYAVEIDLDEPEQSLDTIGSSNKVAEKNEDDFEFSHSEIDLTDNQNPNEIEIPVLSEESSRNSEEPSLMDDNSLEFERSPGAERSEEGSNFSSIPPEIDLAAINLDLEDANVGDNKDKKEELNAPSEAWQEVETKLDLAKAYQEMDDKEGAKEMLEEVIRDGDTKQKKAARKILKDLR, encoded by the coding sequence GTGTATAAAACATCTTTTAAAGTAAGCTTGTTTGTCATTATTCTGATGTTACCATGGGCTGTCGCTCAAGCAGCTGGACTCGGCAGATTGACGCTTAATTCCGCGCTAGGGCAGCCTTTCAGCGCGGAAATCGATATCGTATCGACCGGTAATGATGAGCTCTCGTCTCTTAAGGCTAGTGTAGCTACTCGTGAAGCATTCACGCAAGCCGGGATAAATTATGAATCTATCTTATCAGCTTTTAAAGTTTCAATCGAAACAAGGGCAAATGGTAATCCTTATATTAAGTTAACTTCGCTGCAAGCGGTTAATGATCCATTTTTAATGTTGTTGATGGAGTTAAACTGGTCCTCAGGGCGAATTTTACGGGAGTATACCGTTCTACTGGATCCTGTTGAATCACCAGCGCAAAATCAGATAGCGCCCAATACAAATCCTCCCCCCCTGGTTGGTGCGTCAGAATATGATACAGAAAGATCTCCGCGCATCGAAAATAATAATCCAATCGCAAACTCGGCTTCATCAACTGATACATCTAATCGATCTAGTAACACCTATGGTCCGGTTAATCGGGGTGATACCTTGTCATCGATTGCGATCCAGGTATTGCCAGCTGGTGTCGACCTTAATCAAATGCTGGTGGCGCTCTATCGCGCCAATCGCGAAGCCTTTATCGCCAACAATATGAATTTACTCAAGACGGGCGCTATTCTCAAAGTGCCTGAGAAAAATGAGATAACAGCAATTGATTCATCAACAGCTAGAGCCGAAATAAAAACACAAATAGCAGACTGGCGTAATTACCGGGGACGGTTGGCAACCATTAACCAGGAAGCCCCGGCGCCTCATGCAATCAGTCAATCAGATCAAGGTCAGATTACCAGTATTGATAAGAAGTCAACATCAATTCCCGGTGCGCCCAAAGAGGTTCTGAAACTATCTAGTGGAGCACAGTTGCTTGATCAAGACGGTCAGATTGCTGAATCCTCACTGATTGATCGTCTTCGTATGATGGAAGAAGATGCGATTGCGCGAAATCTTGCATTGAAGGAAGCCAATGAACGTGTAGCCATGCTGGAAAAAAGTGTTGAGAACTTGAAACAATTACTAGAATTGAAAGACTCGGTATTGGCTCAGGCGCAGATTAAGGCAGAATCAATTCCCACAACAATCAATAAACCAGAGTTGCATTTTCCGCCAGACGGGGTTTCCGTTACCGAAAACGTAGAATTGGACTCTACTTCTATACCGGAAGAAGTACCGGTAATTCAACCGGCCGCAGAAGCGCCGGTAATCAATGCGCCTTCAATGGCCGATGAAGAGGCTAATCGATCACTGCTCGCTCAGGCATATGATTATATAGAATATATTGGCGCGGCTTTAATTCTGTTGTTGTTGCTTATTTTGTTAATTCTTAAAAGACGTCGGAATCGATCGCAAGATGATGAGGAGATAGATGATACAGAAGAAAATTTTTCTTCAACGATGCGTTCTCGAATAGCTTCAATGGCTGCTGCAAAGGCTGCGCCTGTTACTGAGGAAGATCGCTCGCCATCTGAAAATATGGATCATGATCAATCTTTTCATCATGTCGATTCCTATTCTCAAGCGGAAGAATCGGAAAAATTTGATAAAGAGGTGGATTTATCCTACGAAGATAGTGCCGAGCATACTTTGCAATCCGATTTTGATGCTGAATCGACTACAGAATCACAGATCAACGATGAAACGATTCTGGAACATTCACAGGCTATTCATGGAAACTTACAGGAAGACTCTGAGGAAGGCTTTAGTCGACCGATTGCATCTGCAGAAGATAAGAATTCTGCTGAACTTGCAAATCAAATTGATTTTGATTTGAGCGATGAGGCTGATGAGATTGCAACGGAAGGAAAAAGAGAATCCAAAAATACTAAGCAAATAAAGGAAGCCGAGAATGTTTCTGATTATGCAGTAGAGATTGACCTTGATGAACCAGAACAATCGCTTGATACTATCGGCTCAAGTAATAAGGTTGCAGAAAAAAATGAGGATGATTTTGAGTTTTCTCATTCAGAAATTGATCTGACAGATAACCAAAATCCGAATGAAATTGAGATTCCCGTGCTCAGTGAGGAGAGTAGCCGCAATTCAGAGGAACCTTCACTGATGGATGATAATTCTTTGGAGTTTGAGCGATCTCCGGGTGCTGAGCGGAGCGAGGAAGGGTCAAATTTTTCCTCAATACCGCCTGAGATTGATTTGGCCGCTATTAATTTAGATCTGGAAGATGCCAATGTAGGCGATAACAAGGATAAAAAGGAAGAACTGAATGCACCAAGCGAGGCATGGCAGGAAGTTGAAACCAAATTAGATTTGGCAAAAGCATATCAAGAAATGGATGACAAGGAAGGCGCTAAGGAAATGCTTGAAGAGGTCATTCGAGATGGTGATACAAAGCAAAAAAAAGCTGCAAGGAAAATATTAAAAGATCTTCGATGA
- the accD gene encoding acetyl-CoA carboxylase, carboxyltransferase subunit beta, with protein MSWFQNIIPPKIKRKEAGEKKIVPEGLWSKCVTCEAVLYYTDLAKNLNVCPKCDFHNRISARDRLDQLLDPEGRLEIGVGVVATDALKFKDSKRYVDRLTQAKENTDEDDSLVVMQGTIKKVPVVIAVFEFGFMGGSMGSVVGERFVRGVKACIDNHIPFICFSASGGARMQEGLFSLMQMAKTTAVLTQLSRNKLPYISVLTDPTMGGVSASFAFIGDVVIAEPGALIGFAGPRVIEQTVRQTLPEGFQRAEFLLQHGAIDMIVDRRQMRDRIVNICTQLMRIPTPVS; from the coding sequence ATGAGTTGGTTTCAGAATATCATTCCGCCCAAAATTAAACGCAAAGAAGCCGGCGAAAAAAAAATAGTGCCAGAAGGTTTGTGGAGTAAGTGTGTCACTTGTGAAGCAGTCTTATACTACACGGATCTGGCTAAAAATCTGAATGTTTGCCCAAAATGTGATTTTCATAATCGTATTTCTGCCAGGGATCGCCTCGATCAGTTGCTGGATCCCGAAGGACGACTTGAGATTGGTGTTGGAGTAGTTGCAACCGATGCATTAAAATTCAAGGATAGCAAGCGTTATGTTGATCGACTGACGCAAGCCAAGGAAAATACTGATGAAGATGATTCTCTAGTAGTCATGCAAGGAACTATTAAGAAAGTTCCCGTTGTTATTGCTGTATTTGAGTTTGGTTTTATGGGTGGATCGATGGGCTCTGTTGTTGGTGAGCGATTTGTTCGAGGTGTCAAAGCTTGTATTGATAACCACATCCCGTTTATTTGCTTCAGTGCGAGTGGAGGTGCGCGTATGCAAGAAGGCTTGTTTTCCCTAATGCAAATGGCTAAAACAACGGCCGTGTTGACTCAATTGAGCCGCAATAAGCTCCCGTATATTTCAGTTTTGACAGATCCTACCATGGGTGGAGTATCCGCAAGCTTTGCTTTTATCGGGGATGTGGTAATTGCAGAGCCAGGTGCACTTATCGGTTTTGCTGGTCCACGTGTGATTGAGCAGACTGTACGCCAGACGCTTCCCGAAGGTTTTCAGCGCGCTGAATTTTTATTGCAACATGGCGCGATTGATATGATTGTCGATCGTAGGCAAATGCGCGACAGAATCGTCAATATTTGCACGCAATTAATGCGTATTCCGACACCGGTATCTTAA
- the trpA gene encoding tryptophan synthase subunit alpha has product MSLDSIKNLLNFFSGQSDAKRTNRIAKTFAKLKQQNRKALIPFITAGDPHPKYTVPLMHQLVESGADIIELGVPFSDPMADGPTIQRSSERALKHHVSLDDVLKLVVEFRKINTNTPVVLMGYANPVEALGHISFAVKARDCGVDGVLIVDYPPEESSEWVQCLEQHQIDAIFLLSPTTHQQRIEQVAKIAKGYIYYVSLKGVTGASHLDLQDVGTKLEELRQYISLPIGVGFGIRDGATARAIAELADAVVVGSRIIEEIEKSSESDLLRNVGNQIKALRDAINEN; this is encoded by the coding sequence ATGAGCCTAGATAGTATTAAAAATTTACTAAATTTTTTTAGCGGGCAAAGCGATGCTAAAAGAACCAATCGTATTGCTAAAACATTTGCCAAATTAAAACAACAAAATCGGAAGGCTTTGATTCCTTTCATTACGGCGGGTGATCCACATCCAAAATATACTGTTCCATTGATGCATCAACTGGTTGAGTCAGGTGCTGATATTATTGAGTTGGGGGTTCCTTTTTCCGATCCCATGGCAGATGGGCCTACTATTCAAAGATCTTCAGAACGAGCTTTAAAACATCATGTTAGTCTGGATGATGTGTTGAAGTTGGTGGTTGAATTCAGAAAAATAAATACAAATACGCCAGTTGTTTTGATGGGATATGCAAATCCTGTTGAAGCACTAGGTCATATTTCATTTGCTGTTAAAGCGAGAGACTGTGGGGTTGATGGCGTGCTTATTGTTGATTATCCTCCGGAAGAATCAAGTGAATGGGTACAATGTTTGGAGCAGCATCAAATTGATGCAATCTTTTTATTGTCTCCCACAACGCATCAACAGCGCATCGAGCAAGTGGCAAAGATAGCGAAAGGCTATATTTACTATGTTTCTCTAAAAGGGGTTACCGGTGCATCGCACCTTGATCTGCAGGATGTCGGCACCAAGCTGGAAGAATTGCGTCAGTATATTTCCTTGCCAATCGGCGTTGGATTTGGCATACGCGATGGTGCGACAGCCAGGGCGATTGCAGAATTGGCAGATGCTGTGGTTGTAGGTAGCAGAATAATTGAGGAAATTGAGAAGTCTTCTGAGTCAGATTTATTAAGAAATGTCGGGAATCAGATAAAAGCGCTACGTGATGCTATTAATGAGAATTAG
- the trpB gene encoding tryptophan synthase subunit beta produces the protein MSAYDLPSKNGHFGPYGGIFVAETLISALEDLRKQYEFYRNDADFHSEFAEELKHYVGRPSPIYHAKRWSEHLGGAQILLKREDLNHTGAHKINNTIGQALLARRMGKKRVIAETGAGQHGVASATVAARYGMECVVYMGSEDVKRQATNVYRMKLLGATVVPVESGSRTLKDALNEAMRDWVTNVENTFYIIGTVAGPHPYPMMVRDFQAVIGNEAKIQMQEDFTRQPDALIACVGGGSNAIGLFYPYIDDVNVRLIGVEAAGKGMDTHQHAATLSMGKPGVLHGNRTYLIQDENGQIVETHSISAGLDYPGVGPEHAWLKDCGRAEYVAVTDDEALEAFHTLCRYEGIMPALESSHALAYAAKYAPTLTKDKLLLVNLSGRGDKDMATVAQMSGLSL, from the coding sequence GTGAGCGCCTATGATCTGCCAAGTAAGAACGGTCACTTTGGACCCTACGGAGGCATTTTCGTTGCTGAAACATTAATTTCGGCATTGGAAGATTTGCGAAAGCAATATGAATTTTATCGTAACGATGCGGATTTCCACTCAGAATTTGCCGAAGAATTAAAACATTACGTAGGGCGTCCCAGCCCCATCTACCATGCCAAAAGATGGTCGGAGCATTTAGGGGGTGCACAGATACTGTTAAAACGGGAGGATCTGAATCATACCGGCGCGCATAAAATAAACAATACCATCGGACAAGCTTTATTAGCCCGACGTATGGGGAAAAAACGTGTTATCGCGGAAACCGGTGCCGGTCAACACGGTGTAGCCAGTGCTACGGTTGCGGCACGTTATGGCATGGAATGCGTCGTTTATATGGGTTCTGAAGACGTTAAACGTCAGGCGACTAATGTTTATCGTATGAAGCTCTTGGGGGCTACCGTGGTGCCGGTGGAGTCGGGGTCACGAACATTAAAAGATGCGTTAAACGAGGCGATGCGTGATTGGGTTACCAATGTCGAAAACACTTTTTATATTATCGGTACTGTTGCCGGACCTCACCCGTATCCGATGATGGTGAGGGATTTTCAAGCAGTAATAGGGAATGAGGCTAAAATACAAATGCAAGAAGATTTCACGCGACAGCCGGATGCGCTTATTGCATGTGTCGGTGGAGGATCGAATGCCATTGGTTTATTTTATCCCTATATTGATGATGTCAATGTTCGCTTGATAGGAGTCGAAGCGGCAGGGAAAGGAATGGATACTCACCAACACGCGGCGACTTTATCGATGGGCAAACCCGGCGTATTGCATGGCAATCGTACTTATCTGATTCAAGATGAAAATGGTCAGATTGTTGAAACACATTCTATTTCCGCTGGTCTCGATTATCCTGGCGTAGGGCCGGAACATGCTTGGCTTAAAGATTGTGGGCGTGCTGAATACGTAGCAGTTACCGACGATGAAGCGCTGGAAGCATTTCATACGTTGTGCCGGTACGAAGGTATTATGCCTGCATTGGAATCGAGTCATGCGCTGGCCTATGCAGCCAAATATGCGCCTACCCTGACCAAAGATAAATTATTGCTGGTTAATTTATCTGGCCGTGGCGATAAGGATATGGCGACAGTTGCGCAAATGTCCGGTTTGTCTCTGTAA
- the leuD gene encoding 3-isopropylmalate dehydratase small subunit gives MEKFQTITALVAPMDRANVDTDAIIPKQFLKSIKRSGFGQNLFDEWRYLDHGEPGMDSSQREPNPAFVLNQPRYQGVQILLARANFGCGSSREHAPWALQDYGFRVIIAPSFADIFFNNCYKIGLLPVVLDTAILDNLFEEVKSTEGYRLTVDLQNQVVTTPKREEFTFEIDSFRKQCLLNGLDDIGLTLQHAEKISQFEQKRRNEQPWLFM, from the coding sequence ATGGAAAAATTCCAAACAATTACTGCGTTGGTAGCACCAATGGATCGCGCTAATGTTGATACGGATGCCATCATTCCGAAGCAGTTTCTTAAATCAATCAAACGCTCGGGTTTTGGTCAAAATCTATTTGATGAATGGCGTTATCTGGATCATGGTGAACCCGGTATGGATTCATCGCAACGTGAACCGAATCCGGCGTTTGTATTAAATCAACCCCGTTACCAAGGGGTTCAGATATTGCTGGCGCGGGCAAATTTTGGATGCGGATCAAGTCGTGAGCATGCTCCTTGGGCGCTCCAGGATTATGGCTTTCGCGTCATTATTGCGCCCAGTTTTGCTGATATCTTTTTTAATAATTGTTACAAGATTGGTTTATTGCCGGTTGTTCTTGACACGGCGATATTGGACAATTTATTTGAAGAAGTAAAATCAACAGAGGGATATCGGTTGACGGTAGATCTCCAGAATCAAGTCGTAACTACACCCAAAAGAGAAGAATTTACATTCGAAATTGATAGCTTTCGTAAACAGTGCTTGCTAAATGGTTTGGATGATATTGGCCTGACTCTGCAGCACGCTGAGAAAATTAGTCAATTTGAGCAGAAACGACGCAATGAACAGCCTTGGCTGTTTATGTGA
- a CDS encoding phosphoribosylanthranilate isomerase translates to MSVRVKVCGITRCEDAAAAIRAGVDAIGFIFWPQSARYIEPDIARIITANVPPFICSVGVYVDPDAAWVEETARVAQLNLLQFHGDEPPEFCNQFSQPYIKAIRVKQDTDLLQYAERYRTAKGLLLDAYVADMPGGTGHAFEWDLIPSHLSLPLILSGGLNPANVSVAIQQTQPWAVDVSSGVETSKGIKDEKKIFAFMRGVKQS, encoded by the coding sequence ATGTCAGTACGTGTAAAAGTGTGTGGGATTACTCGATGTGAGGACGCTGCAGCAGCAATTCGGGCAGGTGTTGATGCTATCGGTTTTATTTTTTGGCCTCAGAGCGCACGCTATATCGAGCCTGATATTGCACGCATTATTACTGCCAATGTTCCACCTTTTATATGTAGTGTAGGGGTTTATGTTGATCCCGATGCTGCCTGGGTTGAGGAAACTGCTCGAGTAGCTCAGTTAAACTTGCTTCAATTTCATGGCGATGAGCCCCCTGAATTCTGTAATCAATTTTCCCAACCTTATATTAAAGCAATTAGAGTCAAACAAGACACAGATTTGCTACAATATGCCGAACGATACAGAACAGCAAAAGGCTTATTGCTTGATGCTTATGTGGCCGATATGCCGGGAGGTACCGGGCATGCGTTTGAATGGGATTTGATACCCAGCCATTTGTCTCTGCCCCTTATTTTGTCTGGGGGCTTAAATCCAGCCAATGTGTCTGTGGCAATTCAACAAACCCAACCATGGGCAGTCGATGTTTCAAGTGGTGTGGAAACCTCGAAAGGAATTAAAGATGAAAAGAAGATTTTTGCTTTCATGCGAGGAGTAAAACAATCGTGA